A part of Vigna radiata var. radiata cultivar VC1973A chromosome 11, Vradiata_ver6, whole genome shotgun sequence genomic DNA contains:
- the LOC106777200 gene encoding uncharacterized protein LOC106777200: MRGSVALVLSPKCRFWQKYSMNGSRGLSTTSIPKKQEENEASKTRRKLADPVVAYSKPPPFPPVIGPLVVVSLLESTDERDK; encoded by the exons ATGCGGGGTTCTGTTGCACTCGTGCTGTCTCCAAAATGCAGGTTCTGGCAAAAGTACTCGATGAATGGATCACGGG GATTGTCGACGACTTCAATACCTAAGAAACAAGAGGAGAATGAAGCTAGCAAAACTAGGAGAAAGTTGGCTGACCCGGTAGTCGCCTATAGCAAGCCTCCACCATTTCCACCTGTTATTGGACCGTTGGTTGTTGTCTCGTTGCTAGAGAGTACTGATGAAAGAGACAAGTGA
- the LOC106777198 gene encoding uncharacterized protein LOC106777198, with the protein MEAVINLPARTSCHRLGIDSNITKRLAIRFPSRRTKCSLYSDKIEIKRHTINNNVLGKYWGRNRILAMASKRDPNSQQNSLSSAETVDEYFTSINGKDLRQLDECISEDACFEDYAFTKPFQGKKEVMRFLQQLTECMGRNVKFRVKHIYEGDDLTAAANWHMEWKEKQIPFTRGCTFFKLTKLGKNLTIWRTEVLIESPIKPGSIVLTLLKNVTSTFDNFPKLAEWFLRSPHVILTWILKVYNIFIACWLHPILEGYIKLWSFFVRLLSSAITLVIFISKTFFK; encoded by the exons ATGGAAGCTGTGATCAATTTACCCGCCAGAACTTCATGCCATCGGCTGGGAATAGACTCCAACATCACAAAGAGACTGGCCATCAGGTTCCCCTCCAGAAGAACAAAATGCAGCTTGTACTCAGACAAGATAGAGATAAAACGACACACCATCAACAACAATGTCCTGGGCAAATATTGGGGTAGAAATAGAATTTTAGCCATGGCTTCAAAAAGAGATCCCAATTCTCAGCAAAATTCTCTTTCTTCAGCAGAAACTGTTGATGAGTACTTCACAAGCATCAACGGTAAAGACCTGCGACAATTGGATGAGTGTATATCCGAAGATGCTTGCTTTGAAGACTATGCCTTCACCAAACCATTCCAGGGAAAGAAG GAAGTTATGCGCTTCTTACAACAGCTTACTGAATGCATGGGCCGGAATGTGAAATTCAGGGTGAAACATATATACGAGGGAGATGATTTAACTGCCGCAGCGAACTGGCATATGG AATGGAAAGAGAAACAGATTCCATTCACAAGAGGTTGCACCTTCTTCAAGTTAACAAAATTGGGAAAGAACCTGACCATTTG GAGAACTGAGGTATTAATTGAATCACCTATCAAACCAGGAAGCATAGTTTTG ACCCTATTGAAAAACGTGACTTCGACATTTGACAACTTTCCAAAACTAGCTGAAT GGTTCTTGAGAAGTCCTCATGTAATACTAACATGGATATTGAAAGTTTACAACATATTTATAGCATGCTGGCTTCATCCTATCCTAGAGGGCTACATAAAGCTATGGAGCTTCTTTGTTCGATTACTAAGCTCTGCAATCACTCTAGTGATTTTTATTTCTAAGACTTTCTTCAAGTAA